A single genomic interval of Camelina sativa cultivar DH55 chromosome 11, Cs, whole genome shotgun sequence harbors:
- the LOC104723801 gene encoding putative zinc finger A20 and AN1 domain-containing stress-associated protein 8: MSGEPSLCIRGCGFFSSSQTKNLCSKCYNDFLKDESARYLATLKNNLKTAAEAAEEVTAEEVTAIEVKKKDKKKSSRCNTCKKKVGLLGFHCRCGHMFCGSHRYPEEHSCPSDYKSAAKHELTKQNPIVKGDKLFRL; this comes from the coding sequence ATGTCAGGAGAACCTTCTTTATGCATTAGAGGCTGTGGCTTCTTCAGCTCTTCACAGACAAAGAACCTATGCTCTAAGTGCTACAACGATTTCTTAAAGGACGAGTCTGCCAGATACTTAGCCACTTTGAAAAACAACTTGAAAACAGCAGCGGAGGCGGCTGAAGAGGTCACAGCCGAGGAGGTGACGGCCAttgaggtgaagaagaaggataagaaaAAGAGTAGTAGATGCAATACGTGCAAGAAGAAGGTGGGGTTGCTAGGGTTTCACTGTAGATGTGGTCACATGTTCTGCGGGTCTCACCGATACCCGGAGGAGCATTCTTGTCCGTCGGATTATAAATCTGCCGCCAAACATGAGCtaactaaacaaaaccctatcgTCAAGGGTGATAAACTCTTCAGACTTTAA
- the LOC104723802 gene encoding E3 ubiquitin-protein ligase RHF1A yields the protein MSNFTYTSAFNLSESPLNSAIGSSSSSTSAFVSASDDDNTDDACSICLEPFTLQDPSTVTSCKHEYHLQCIIEWSQRSKECPICWQLFVLRDPASQELLVAVEKERLLKTKNISSSSPISIHRSHEDFHSEEESQFSSFDEQFLRHLTEAAHRRCLLRRRGEGQISSSLVSSSDLSTIHPSDLASFYRISAISQVENLCPSPGSMTASPVSRHSSAPPDSNNASRISPGLSPSRSSQSPDPREASSLPEAIKSKLAAASAKYKESISKSKQGLKEKLLARNNSVKELSKGVQREMNAGIAGVARMIERLDFASKRFGGSAHVSTSTATASGFNFSFKGKRVEANTKSNNSGDKNEPQKLQGGETC from the exons ATGTCTAATTTCACTTATACTTCTGCTTTCAACCTATCCGAGTCCCCTTTAAATTCCGCcattggttcttcttcttcttctacctctgcGTTCGTCTCCGCTTCCGATGATGATAACACCGACGACGCTTGTAGCATCTGTCTCGAGCCTTTCACTCTCCAGGATCCTTCCACT GTTACGAGTTGCAAACATGAATATCACCTTCAGTGCATCATTGAATG GTCACAGAGAAGCAAAGAGTGTCCTATTTGCTGgcaattgtttgttttgagagatCCTGCTAG CCAAGAGCTTTTGGTAGCTGTGGAAAAGGAAAGATTGTTGAAAACCAAGAACatatcttcatcatctccaatATCCATTCATCGCTCTCATGAGGATTTTCACTCTGAAGAG GAATCGCAGTTTAGCAGCTTTGATGAACAGTTCTTGAGGCATCTCACCGAAGCTGCTCATAGGCGTTGTTTGCTTCGCAGAAGGGGGGAGGGTCAAATATCCTCAAGTCTTGTTTCGTCCAGTGATCTTAGTACTATTCATCCTTCTGATTTGGCCAGTTTTTATCGTATCTCTGCTATTTCCCAAGTTGAAAACCTTTGTCCGAGTCCTGGCTCAATGACAGCATCCCCTGTCTCTCGTCACTCTTCCGCTCCTCCAGATAGCAACAACGCATCCAG AATCTCCCCTGGCCTTTCTCCATCTCGTTCATCTCAAAGTCCAGATCCACGTGAAGCATCCTCTCTTCCGGAAGCCATAAAATCCAAACTAGCTGCTGCTTCTGCAAA GTACAAGGAATCGATCTCTAAAAGTAaacaagggcttaaggagaAGCTACTTGCTCGCAATAACTCAGTGAAAGAATTGAGCAAAGGAGTCCAACGTGAGATGAATGCTGGAATAGCTGGTGTTGCACGAATGATCGAACGATTGGATTTTGCCTCAAAACGTTTTGGAGGGTCTGCTCATGTATCAACCTCCACTGCTACTGCTTCTGGATTCAATTTCTCATTCAAAGGGAAGCGTGTAGAAGCCAATACCAAGTCTAACAACAGTGGGGACAAAAACGAACCCCAAAAGCTGCAG GGTGGAGAAACGTGCTGA
- the LOC104723803 gene encoding 15-cis-phytoene desaturase, chloroplastic/chromoplastic-like has protein sequence MVVFGNVSAANLPYQNGFVEALSSGGCELMGHSFRVPTSQALKTRTRRRSAAPLQVVCVDIPRPELENTVNFLEAASLSASFRSAPRPAKPLKVVIAGAGLAGLSTAKYLADAGHEPLLLEARDVLGGKIAAWKDEDGDWYETGLHIFFGAYPNVQNLFGELGINDRLQWKEHSMIFAMPSKPGEFSRFDFPDVLPAPLNGIWAILRNNEMLTWPEKIKFAIGLLPAMVGGQAYVEAQDGLSVKEWMQKQGVPERVTDEVFIAMSKALNFINPDELSMQCILIALNRFLQEKHGSKMAFLDGNPPERLCMPIVEHIRSLGGEVQLNSRIKKIELNNDGTVKNFLLTNGSTVEGDAYVFAGPVDILKLLLPDSWKEIPYFKKLDKLVGVPVINVHIWFDRKLKNTYDHLLFSRSNLLSVYADMSLTCKEYYDPNRSMLELVFAPAEEWISRTDSDIIDATMKELEKLFPDEISADQSKAKILKYHVVKTPRSVYKTIPNCEPCRPLQRSPIEGFYLAGDYTKQKYLASMEGAVLSGKFCSQSIVQDYELLAASGPRKLSEATVSSSSS, from the exons ATGGTTGTGTTTGGGAATGTTTCTGCGGCGAATTTGCCTTATCAAAACGGGTTTGTGGAGGCACTTTCTTCTGGAGGTTGTGAATTGATGGGACACAGCTTTAGGGTTCCGACTTCTCAAGCACTcaagacaagaacaagaaggaGGAGTGCTGCTCCTTTGCAG GTAGTTTGTGTGGATATTCCAAGGCCTGAGCTTGAGAATACAGTCAATTTTTTGGAAGCTGCAAGTTTATCTGCATCTTTTCGTAGTGCTCCTCGTCCTGCAAAGCCTTTAAAAGTTGTAATTGCTGGTGCTG GATTGGCTGGATTGTCTACTGCAAAGTACCTAGCTGATGCAGGCCATGAACCTCTGTTGCTTGAAGCAAGAGATGTTCTTGGTGGAAAG ATAGCTGCATGGAAAGATGAAGATGGGGACTGGTATGAAACCGGATTACATATATTCT TCGGTGCTTATCCGAATGTGCAGAACTTATTTGGAGAACTTGGGATTAATGATCGGTTGCAGTGGAAAGAACACTCCATGATTTTCGCTATGCCAAGTAAACCTGGCGAATTCAGTAGATTTGACTTCCCAGATGTCCTACCAGCACCCTTGAACG GTATTTGGGCTATTTTGAGGAACAATGAAATGCTGACATGGCCAGAGAAAATAAAGTTTGCTATTGGACTTTTGCCAGCCATGGTCGGTGGCCAGGCTTATGTTGAAGCCCAAGATGGTTTATCAGTCAAAGAGTGGATGCAAAAGCAG GGAGTACCTGAGCGTGTGACCGACGAGGTGTTTATTGCCATGTCAAAGGCACTAAACTTTATAAACCCTGATGAACTGTCAATGCAATGcattttgattgctttgaaCCGATTTCTTCAG GAAAAACATGGTTCCAAGATGGCGTTCTTGGATGGTAATCCTCCAGAAAGGCTTTGTATGCCAATAGTGGAACATATTCGATCACTAGGTGGTGAAGTGCAACTGAATTCTAGGATAAAGAAAATTGAGCTCAATAACGATGGCACGGTTAAAAATTTCTTACTCACTAATGGAAGCACTGTTGAAGGAGACGCGTATGTGTTTGCCGGTCCAG ttgaTATCCTGAAGCTCCTTTTACCAGATTCCTGGAAAGAAATACCATACTTCAAGAAATTGGATAAATTAGTTGGAGTGCCAGTTATTAATGTTCATAtatg GTTTGATCGAAAACTGAAGAACACATATGATCACCTACTCTTTAGCAG AAGTAACCTTCTGAGTGTATATGCCGACATGTCCTTAACTTGTAAG GAATATTACGATCCTAACAGGTCGATGCTTGAGCTAGTATTTGCACCAGCAGAGGAATGGATATCACGGACCGACTCTGACATCATAGATGCAACCATGAAAGAACTTGAGAAGCTCTTCCCGGATGAAATCTCAGCTGACCAAAGCAAAGCTAAAATTTTGAAGTACCATGTAGTGAAAACTCCAAG GTCTGTGTACAAGACCATCCCAAACTGCGAACCATGTCGTCCTCTACAGAGATCACCTATTGAAGGATTCTACTTAGCTGGAGATTACACTAAACAGAAGTACTTAGCTTCCATGGAAGGCGCGGTTCTGTCTGGCAAATTCTGCTCACAGTCTATTGTGCAG GATTACGAGCTACTAGCTGCATCTGGACCGAGAAAGTTGTCGGAGGCAacagtatcatcatcatcttcatga
- the LOC104723805 gene encoding pentatricopeptide repeat-containing protein At4g14190, chloroplastic-like, producing the protein METLTTAQFLHSATLQKKPSPPLWNSNTSFLSTITRRAYSIPKPSSLRRSLPLSVNGDATTQPTSLLSDDYNHHRFVSSLTRRLGRPGSCPLRLLQEDGDWRKDHFWAVIRFLRHSSRLHEILPVYNAWKNLEPFRVSVANYERIIRFLCEERSMNEAIRSFRSMIDDHELSPSLEIYNSIIHGYADDGKFEEAMFYLSQMKENGLSPISETYDGLIEAYGKWKMYDEIVLCVRRMESDGCVRDHVTYNLLIREFSRGGLLKRMEQMYQSLMSRKMTLEPCTLLSMLEAYAEFGVIEKMEETCNKVIRFGICLDDGLVRKLANVYIDNLMLSRLDDLGRGISYSRTRRTDLAWCLRLLCHARLVSRKGLDYVVKEMKEARVTWNSTFANIVLLAYSKMGDFKSIELLLDELRTKRVKLDLVTVGIVYDLSEAGFDGTGVFITWKKIGFLDKPVEIKTDPLVHAAFGKGRFIRSCEEMIGEESTQWTYQNLMELVVKNQKTAL; encoded by the exons ATGGAGACTCTGACGACGGCGCAATTTCTCCACAGTGCGACGCTACAGAAGAAGCCATCTCCGCCGCTATGGAATTCGAACACAAGCTTTCTCAGTACCATAACAAGAAGAGCCTATTCTATACCTAAACCCTCTTCTCTCCGCCGCTCTTTGCCTCTGTCTGTCAATGGCGACGCAACGACGCAGCCCACCTCTCTTCTCTCCGATGATTACAACCACCACCGGTTTGTCAGTTCATTGACACGGCGGCTTGGTCGTCCCGGTTCTTGTCCTTTACGACTGCTTCAAGAGGATGGAGATTGGCGCAAAGACCATTTCTGGGCTGTAATTCGTTTTCTCCGTCACTCCTCAAGACTCCACGAGATTCTTCCT GTTTATAATGCGTGGAAGAATCTTGAACCTTTTCGAGTAAGTGTGGCCAATTACGAGAGgattataaggtttttatgtGAGGAAAGATCGATGAACGAAGCAATTCGATCTTTTCGCAGTATGATTGATGATCATGAGCTAAGtccatctttagaaatctataatTCAATCATCCATGGTTATGCTGATGATGGCAAGTTTGAGGAAGCTATGTTCTACTTGAGCCAGATGAAAGAGAATGGTCTGTCACCGATCAGCGAGACATACGATGGCTTGATTGAAGCATACGGTAAATGGAAAATGTATGATGAGATTGTTTTGTGCGTTAGGAGAATGGAATCTGATGGTTGTGTGCGTGACCATGTTACTTATAATCTACTTATACGCGAGTTTTCGCGTGGAGGGTTGCTTAAGAGAATGGAGCAGATGTATCAGAGTTTGATGTCGAGGAAGATGACTCTCGAGCCTTGTACGTTGTTGTCCATGCTTGAAGCTTATGCGGAGTTTGGGGTTATTGAAAAGATGGAGGAGACGTGTAATAAGGTTATAAGGTTTGGGATTTGTTTAGATGATGGTTTAGTTAGGAAGTTAGCTAATGTTTACATCGATAACCTCATGTTATCGAGGCTTGATGATTTGGGTCGTGGCATTTCTTATTCTAGAACCCGTAGGACCGATCTGGCTTGGTGTCTCAGGCTTTTGTGTCATGCCCGTCTTGTGAGTCGAAAAGGGTTGGATTATGTTGTTAAAGAGATGAAAGAAGCTAGAGTTACTTGGAATTCAACTTTTGCTAATATTGTACTTTTAGCTTACTCGAAAATGGGGGATTTCAAGAGCATTGAGCTGCTCCTCGATGAGCTACGGACAAAACGTGTGAAGCTTGACCTTGTAACTGTCGGAATTGTCTACGACTTGAGCGAAGCTGGTTTTGATGGTACTGGAGTATTTATCACTTGGAAAAAGATTGGGTTTCTTGATAAGCCTGTGGAAATAAAGACTGATCCTTTAGTTCATGCTGCTTTTGGGAAAGGGCGGTTTATTAGGAGCTGTGAAGAAATGATAGGTGAAGAATCAACGCAATGGACGTACCAGAATCTTATGGAACTTGTGGTTAAGAATCAGAAAACTGCACTTTAG
- the LOC104723804 gene encoding protein PRD1-like translates to MEGRTEMLKTSSWYRFIAEEMSVSLAMPCSASNTFVNHHKPAVYVTVAMLRLKNKPAWLRTVFDESCISSMIQNLSGMNISREIVILFRELMLAELLNSEQVTKLIRAFQEFKKQMHRNGTQEETVEEQQQAISSIHDHGEVRNYLVQLMVSNSFGRTSGSETYTKKKKQVLDEVEQFSKLLLSTRGNGVTDTTPCNVYTRKRNKTNPNRENCVEEQT, encoded by the exons ATGGAAGGAAGAACGGAGATGCTTAAGACCAGCTCATGGTACAGGTTTATTGCAGAAGAAATGTCAGTGTCCTTGGCGATGCCTTGTTCGGCATCAAATACCTTTGTGAACCACCACAAACCAGCAGTCTATGTAACCGTTGCCATGCTAAGACTCAAGAACAAGCCAGCGTGGCTGAGAACTGTTTTTGATGAGTCTTGCATCTCTAGCATGATTCAAAATCTTAGTGGGATGAACATCAGCAGAGAGATTGTAATATTGTTTCGAGAACTTATGCTGGCTGAGCTATTGAATTCCGAGCAAGTGACCAAGTTGATTCGTGCATTCCAG gaatttaaaaaacaaatgcaCAGGAATGGAACTCAAGAAGAAACCgttgaagaacaacaacaagcaaTTTCCTCAATACATGATCATGGTGAAGTCCGCAACTATCTTGTACAGTTGATGGTATCTAACTCGTTTGGACGCACAAGTGGAAGTGAAACAtacaccaagaagaagaaacaggttCTCGATGAAGTGGAACAATTCTCCAAGCTATTATTATCAACAAGAGGGAATGGTGTAACTGACACAACACCGTGTAACGTCTatacaagaaagagaaacaagacaAATCCAAACAGAGAGAATTGTGTAGAAGAGCAGACTTAA